In Streptomyces sp. SLBN-118, the following are encoded in one genomic region:
- the pknB gene encoding Stk1 family PASTA domain-containing Ser/Thr kinase has translation MEEPRRLGGRYELGSVLGRGGMAEVYLAHDTRLGRTVAVKTLRADLARDPSFQARFRREAQSAASLNHPAIVAVYDTGEDYVDGVSIPYIVMEYVDGSTLRELLHSGRKLLPERTLEMTIGILQALEYSHRNGIVHRDIKPANVMLTRTGQVKVMDFGIARAMGDSGMTMTQTAAVIGTAQYLSPEQAKGEQVDARSDLYSTGCLLYELLTVRPPFVGDSPVAVAYQHVREEPQPPSNFDPEITPEMDAIVLRALVKDPDYRYQSADEMRADIEACLDGQPVAATAAMGAVGYGGYSPEDQPTTALRQADPAGQTSMLPPMNPDDGGYGYDDRPDRRRQKKSNTSTILLVLAGILVLVGAVLIGKAVFGGGDGGAGDVPVPQLVGKPFAEAQTLAKNAGVKVAESGKQRCDQPKGSICSQTPASGNMQQGETVQVVVSEGAPKVEVPDVTEKSRQNAEKALTDKGFKVKIEESESSNEDPGTVLSQDPQGGTKVEKGTEVTLTVAKQAKVTVPPVVGRLIDDAKSQLETLEFTVARVDVDSDQPAGTVIEQDPAGNSKAAKGATVTLKVSKGPQQTAQVPQLFNKTIGEARQLLAQAGLQLGAVNGPNDDKARIIVQDPAAGSQATPGQQVNVQTIDGGGGGGGNNGGGGDGGIFG, from the coding sequence ATGGAAGAGCCGCGTCGCCTCGGCGGCCGGTACGAACTGGGCTCGGTGCTCGGCCGTGGTGGCATGGCGGAGGTCTACCTCGCCCACGACACCCGGCTCGGCCGCACCGTCGCCGTGAAGACGCTGCGGGCCGATCTCGCCCGTGACCCGTCCTTCCAGGCCCGGTTCCGCCGTGAGGCCCAGTCGGCCGCCTCGCTCAACCACCCGGCGATCGTCGCGGTCTACGACACGGGCGAGGACTATGTCGACGGGGTCTCGATCCCGTACATCGTCATGGAGTACGTCGACGGCTCCACGCTCAGAGAGCTGCTGCACTCCGGGCGCAAGCTGCTTCCAGAGCGCACGCTCGAGATGACCATCGGCATCCTCCAGGCGCTCGAGTACTCCCACCGCAACGGGATCGTCCACCGCGACATCAAGCCGGCGAACGTCATGCTGACGCGCACCGGCCAGGTCAAGGTCATGGACTTCGGCATCGCCCGCGCCATGGGCGACTCCGGGATGACGATGACCCAGACCGCGGCAGTGATCGGCACCGCACAGTACCTCTCCCCGGAGCAGGCCAAGGGCGAGCAGGTCGACGCCCGCTCCGACCTGTACTCCACCGGCTGTCTGCTGTACGAGCTCCTCACCGTCCGTCCGCCTTTCGTGGGCGACTCCCCGGTGGCGGTGGCGTATCAGCATGTCCGCGAGGAGCCGCAGCCGCCGAGCAACTTCGACCCCGAGATCACGCCCGAGATGGACGCCATCGTCCTGCGGGCCCTGGTCAAGGACCCCGACTACCGCTACCAGTCGGCCGACGAGATGCGCGCGGACATCGAGGCCTGCCTCGACGGCCAGCCGGTCGCGGCGACGGCGGCGATGGGCGCGGTCGGCTACGGCGGGTACTCCCCGGAGGACCAGCCGACCACGGCGCTGCGCCAGGCCGACCCGGCGGGCCAGACGTCGATGCTTCCGCCGATGAACCCGGACGACGGGGGCTACGGCTACGACGACCGCCCGGACCGCCGCCGCCAGAAGAAGTCCAACACCTCGACGATCCTGCTGGTCCTCGCGGGCATCCTGGTGCTGGTCGGCGCGGTGCTGATCGGCAAGGCGGTCTTCGGCGGCGGTGACGGCGGCGCCGGCGATGTGCCGGTGCCGCAGCTCGTCGGCAAGCCCTTCGCGGAAGCCCAGACACTCGCGAAGAACGCGGGTGTCAAGGTTGCCGAGTCCGGTAAACAGCGCTGCGATCAGCCCAAGGGCAGCATCTGCAGCCAGACGCCGGCCAGCGGCAATATGCAGCAGGGCGAAACCGTCCAGGTCGTCGTCTCCGAGGGCGCGCCCAAGGTCGAGGTCCCAGACGTCACCGAGAAGTCGCGGCAGAACGCCGAGAAGGCCCTGACCGACAAGGGCTTCAAGGTCAAGATCGAGGAGTCCGAGTCCTCGAACGAGGACCCGGGCACCGTGCTCAGTCAGGACCCGCAGGGCGGCACCAAGGTCGAGAAGGGCACCGAGGTCACCCTCACCGTGGCCAAGCAGGCCAAGGTCACCGTGCCTCCGGTCGTGGGCCGGCTGATCGACGACGCCAAGAGCCAGCTGGAGACCCTCGAGTTCACGGTCGCGCGGGTCGATGTGGACTCCGACCAGCCGGCGGGCACGGTCATCGAGCAGGACCCGGCGGGCAATTCCAAGGCAGCCAAGGGCGCCACGGTCACGCTGAAGGTCTCCAAGGGCCCGCAGCAGACCGCTCAGGTGCCTCAGCTGTTCAACAAGACGATCGGCGAAGCCAGGCAGCTCCTCGCTCAGGCCGGTCTGCAACTCGGTGCCGTCAACGGTCCGAACGACGACAAGGCCCGGATCATCGTTCAGGACCCGGCGGCCGGTTCGCAGGCGACTCCCGGCCAGCAGGTCAACGTGCAGACCATTGACGGTGGCGGGGGCGGGGGCGGGAACAACGGCGGCGGGGGCGACGGCGGAATCTTCGGATAG
- a CDS encoding class E sortase — MNAQRPEDGYEYDPLTDPSPTPWGDPMPPGERGTPWFSAANTPDEEQARGPQAPTAQPQEWSGHRQYSVDDPEGYQRDWYARTQPEAEPGAASYETVAMPQQRSEPIPVPDDETVALRTADTRRAAQTPAGPGRAERRRAAKARGRRHAAPAAAASDAPAPARPLSRVEARRAARAAKDSPAVIASRAIGELFISFGVLMLLFVTYQLWWTNIRAGQQANQATNKIQDDWAKGRKPGVFEPGQGFAIMHIPKLDVVVPIAEGISKHKVLDRGMVGHYGEGKLKTAMPSDKVGNFAVAGHRNTHGEPFRYINRLQPGDPIVVETQDAYYTYKMASILPQTSPSNVSVIAPVPEGSGFGGPGRYITLTTCTPEFTSTYRMIVWGKMVDERPRSKGKPDALVG, encoded by the coding sequence GTGAACGCTCAGCGTCCTGAGGACGGGTATGAGTACGACCCGCTGACGGATCCTTCCCCCACGCCGTGGGGAGACCCCATGCCGCCGGGGGAGCGCGGGACGCCGTGGTTCAGTGCGGCGAACACCCCGGACGAGGAGCAGGCTCGCGGCCCTCAGGCTCCGACCGCTCAGCCTCAGGAGTGGTCTGGCCACCGCCAGTACTCCGTAGACGACCCGGAGGGCTATCAGCGGGACTGGTACGCCCGGACGCAACCCGAAGCGGAACCCGGGGCGGCGTCGTACGAGACCGTCGCGATGCCTCAGCAGAGGTCCGAGCCGATACCGGTACCGGACGACGAAACCGTCGCCCTGCGGACGGCGGACACCCGGCGCGCGGCACAGACGCCTGCGGGTCCCGGCCGTGCCGAGCGGCGCCGGGCCGCCAAGGCCCGGGGGCGTAGGCACGCCGCGCCCGCTGCCGCCGCCTCGGACGCCCCCGCGCCCGCCAGGCCCCTGTCACGCGTCGAGGCCCGCCGCGCGGCGCGTGCCGCGAAGGACAGCCCCGCCGTCATCGCGAGCCGCGCCATCGGTGAACTCTTCATCAGCTTCGGCGTGCTGATGCTGCTGTTCGTCACGTACCAGCTCTGGTGGACGAACATACGCGCAGGGCAGCAGGCCAACCAGGCGACGAACAAGATCCAGGACGACTGGGCGAAGGGCCGCAAGCCCGGTGTGTTCGAGCCCGGGCAGGGATTCGCGATCATGCACATCCCCAAACTGGACGTGGTCGTCCCGATCGCCGAGGGCATCAGCAAGCACAAGGTCCTCGACCGGGGCATGGTGGGCCATTACGGCGAGGGGAAGCTGAAGACCGCGATGCCCTCGGACAAGGTGGGCAACTTCGCGGTCGCGGGTCACCGCAACACCCACGGCGAACCGTTCCGGTACATCAACCGTCTCCAGCCGGGGGACCCGATCGTTGTCGAGACACAGGACGCGTACTACACGTACAAGATGGCGAGCATCCTCCCCCAGACGTCGCCGTCGAACGTGAGCGTGATCGCTCCGGTGCCGGAGGGCTCCGGATTCGGCGGACCGGGCCGCTACATCACCCTGACGACGTGTACGCCGGAATTCACGAGTACGTACCGAATGATCGTGTGGGGCAAGATGGTCGACGAACGACCGCGCAGCAAGGGCAAGCCCGACGCGCTCGTCGGCTGA
- a CDS encoding class E sortase: MSRARSRVAGVISVFGELLITAGVVLGLFVVYSLWWTNVLAEREASKQGDHMRDGWASTAPGALDTKDGIGFLHVPAMKNGEVLVKKGTDSNSLNDGIAGYYTDPIKSTLPWAGKGNFTLAAHRDGHGAKFHNIHKLKDGDPIVFETRDTWYVYKVYNELQETSKYNVDVLQPIPKESGKTKPGRYITLTTCTPIYTSDYRYIVWGELVRTEKVDADRTPPAELR, translated from the coding sequence GTGTCACGTGCGCGTAGCCGGGTCGCCGGTGTCATCAGTGTCTTCGGCGAACTGCTGATCACCGCGGGCGTGGTGCTGGGGCTCTTCGTCGTCTACTCGCTGTGGTGGACGAACGTCCTTGCCGAGCGCGAGGCCTCCAAACAGGGCGACCACATGCGCGACGGCTGGGCGAGCACCGCCCCCGGCGCCCTCGACACCAAGGACGGCATCGGCTTCCTCCACGTACCCGCGATGAAGAACGGCGAGGTGCTGGTGAAGAAGGGCACCGACTCCAACAGCCTCAACGACGGCATCGCGGGCTACTACACGGACCCGATCAAGTCGACGCTCCCCTGGGCCGGCAAGGGTAACTTCACGCTGGCGGCGCACCGCGACGGCCACGGAGCGAAGTTCCACAACATCCACAAGCTGAAGGACGGGGACCCGATCGTCTTCGAGACGCGGGACACCTGGTACGTCTACAAGGTCTACAACGAGCTTCAGGAGACCTCGAAGTACAACGTGGACGTACTGCAGCCGATCCCGAAGGAGTCGGGCAAGACGAAGCCGGGCCGGTACATCACGCTGACGACGTGTACGCCCATCTACACCTCGGACTACCGCTACATCGTGTGGGGCGAGCTGGTGCGTACGGAGAAGGTCGACGCGGACCGCACGCCGCCGGCGGAGCTGCGCTAG
- a CDS encoding class E sortase, whose translation MRLIVRTFSELCITVGTLIVLFVVYVLFWTGIKAADATGGQIASLQEEWSQGPVGAPAATPVPERTTTPAPAAPKEYRDGKPFAVMYIPRFGGSWDWPVLEGTSTGTLKKGLGHYASTTALGGSGNFSVAGHRRTYGDPFKDFPELRPGDAVVLTDGTTWFTYRIDREPYRTLPSDIGVIDPVPRKSGFAGPGRYLTLTTCDPEWGSSHRLIAWAHLDATQPVTDGKPEALRG comes from the coding sequence GTGCGGTTGATCGTCAGGACCTTCAGTGAACTGTGCATCACCGTTGGCACCTTGATCGTGCTCTTTGTCGTGTACGTGCTGTTCTGGACCGGAATCAAGGCGGCCGACGCCACCGGCGGACAGATCGCCAGTCTCCAGGAGGAGTGGTCGCAGGGCCCGGTCGGGGCTCCCGCCGCCACCCCCGTTCCGGAGCGCACGACCACGCCCGCTCCGGCCGCTCCCAAGGAGTACCGCGACGGCAAGCCCTTCGCGGTCATGTACATCCCCCGCTTCGGCGGCAGTTGGGACTGGCCGGTCCTGGAAGGCACCTCCACGGGCACCCTCAAGAAGGGGCTCGGGCACTACGCCTCCACCACAGCCCTCGGCGGCAGCGGCAACTTCTCGGTCGCGGGCCACCGGCGCACCTACGGCGATCCCTTCAAGGACTTCCCCGAGCTGCGGCCGGGGGACGCGGTGGTGCTGACGGACGGGACGACCTGGTTCACGTACCGCATCGACCGGGAGCCCTACCGGACCCTCCCGAGCGACATCGGCGTCATCGACCCCGTCCCCAGGAAGTCCGGCTTCGCCGGGCCGGGGCGCTATCTGACGCTGACCACCTGTGATCCGGAATGGGGCAGCAGCCACCGGCTGATCGCCTGGGCGCATCTGGACGCCACCCAGCCTGTGACCGACGGCAAACCGGAAGCTTTGCGCGGCTGA
- a CDS encoding aminodeoxychorismate/anthranilate synthase component II codes for MSARILVVDNYDSFVFNLVQYLYQLGAECEVVRNDEVAPAHAQDGFDGVLLSPGPGAPEQAGVCIEMVRHCAGTGVPVFGVCLGMQSMAVAYGGVVGRAPELLHGKTSPVTHEGKGVFAGLPSPFTATRYHSLAAEPAELPDELEVTARTADGIIMGLRHRELAVEGVQFHPESVLTEHGHLMLANWLEQCGDTGAVGRSAGLAPVVGKALA; via the coding sequence ATGAGCGCCCGCATCCTGGTCGTCGACAACTACGACAGCTTCGTCTTCAACCTCGTCCAGTACCTGTACCAGCTCGGTGCGGAGTGCGAGGTGGTGCGCAACGACGAGGTGGCGCCCGCGCATGCGCAGGACGGCTTCGACGGGGTGCTGCTGTCCCCCGGGCCCGGAGCGCCCGAGCAGGCCGGTGTGTGCATCGAGATGGTGCGCCACTGCGCAGGGACCGGAGTTCCGGTCTTCGGCGTCTGCCTGGGGATGCAGTCGATGGCCGTGGCGTACGGCGGTGTGGTGGGCCGCGCACCCGAGCTGCTGCACGGCAAGACCTCGCCGGTCACGCACGAGGGCAAGGGCGTGTTCGCGGGGCTGCCTTCGCCGTTCACCGCGACGCGCTACCACTCGCTGGCCGCCGAGCCGGCGGAGCTGCCGGACGAGTTGGAGGTCACGGCACGGACCGCGGACGGAATCATCATGGGACTGCGTCACCGTGAACTGGCCGTCGAGGGTGTGCAGTTCCACCCCGAGTCGGTCCTCACCGAGCACGGCCACCTGATGCTCGCCAACTGGCTCGAGCAGTGCGGCGACACCGGGGCGGTCGGGCGTTCGGCGGGGCTCGCACCGGTGGTGGGCAAGGCCCTGGCGTGA